One genomic segment of Alosa sapidissima isolate fAloSap1 chromosome 13, fAloSap1.pri, whole genome shotgun sequence includes these proteins:
- the atp8b1 gene encoding phospholipid-transporting ATPase IC, which translates to MSRRRADSQGSLGPDDEVVPYSDDETDDELDPSMDEDGGPAAPGPDIQSSESSWSVKANDRDYCKRPEFQRKSFLCMKKSKYSGNAIRTYKYNVLTFIPMNLYEQFKRVANLYFLALLILQIIPEISTLPWYTTLVPLVLVLGITAIKDLVDDLARHRMDKEINNRKCEVLQDGRFQESKWRFIEVGDVVRLKKNDFIPADLLLLSSSNPNSLCYVETAELDGETNLKFKMGLKVTDEHLQEENQMAGFNATVVCEEPNNRLDKFTGTMHWKNDRFPLDLDNLLLRGCRVRNTELSHALVIYAGFDTKIMRNGGKTRFKRTKIDQLMNYMVYTIFVVLILVCAGLAIGHTYWYEDIGSKAWYLFDGKAQTASYRGFLSFWGYIIVLNTMVPISLYVSVEVIRLGQSKFINWDLQMYYQEKDTPAKARTTTLNEQLGQIEYIFSDKTGTLTQNIMAFKKCTISGRSYGDPTSAEGVTLDRGRPVDFSKFPYADRTFQFFDHYLVTCIQSKKDKDILEFFKLLSLCHTVMVEEKEGELVYQAASPDEGALVTAARNFGFVFLSRTQDTITISEMGTEATYEMLALLDFNSDRKRMSILLKFPDGRIRLYCKGADTVIYERLSPQSRHKETTQEALDIFANETLRTLCLCYKDISQADFQAWSRKHKEASVATSNREEALDRVYELLEKDMMLIGATAIEDKLQDGVPQTIAKLAKADIKIWVLTGDKKETAENIGYSCELLTDDMQIHYGEDVNEKLTIRQANRRNNPIAKAKKTKEPFFSGNEKNALIITGGWLNEILYEKKKKRRRLRLRRLGKRPSPSNPQDNQPQDDIEKEMRQEDFVDMACECSAVICCRVTPKQKANVVSLVKRYKKAVTLSIGDGANDVNMIKTADIGVGISGQEGMQAVMSSDYAFAQFRYLERLLLVHGRWSYIRMCKFLRYFFYKNFAFTLVHFWYSFFSGYSSQVAYEDWFITLYNVAYSSLPVLLVGLLDQDVSDKLSLKFPKLYTPGQQGILFNYKTFFISLFHGIFTSLIIFFIPYGAFLQTMGQDGEAPSDYQSFAVVTASSLIFTVNLQISLDTSYWTFVNCFAVLGSIAIYFGIMFDIHSAGIHVLFPSAFTFTGVASNALRQPYLWLTIILTVGISLLPVICIQFLCKTIWPGVGDKVQRNRRKYEAEEEEEERKKKPTAFQRGRRSRRSAYAFSHSRGYADLIASGRSFRQRPGARRSPQDSIREVPQAENI; encoded by the exons ATGAGTCGGAGGCGAGCAGACTCCCAGGGTTCCCTGGGGCCAGACGATGAAGTGGTGCCCTACAGTGACGATGAGACGGACGATGAGTTGGACCCAAGCATGGACGAGGATGGCGGTCCAGCGGCCCCTGGGCCTGACATCCAGAGCAGTG AATCGAGCTGGAGTGTCAAAGCAAATGACAGAGATTACTGTAAACGGCCCGAGTTTCAGCGGAAGTCCTTTCTCTGTATGAAGAAGAGCAAGTACTCA GGAAATGCCATCCGTACGTACAAGTACAATGTGCTCACATTCATTCCCATGAATCTGTATGAGCAGTTTAAGCGAGTAGCAAACCTCTACTTCCTGGCGCTGCTAATTTTACAG ATCATTCCTGAAATTTCCACGCTGCCTTGGTACACGACCCTGGTGCCTTTAGTCTTAGTGCTGGGAATCACTGCCATCAAAGACCTTGTGGACGACTTG GCCCGGCACAGGATGGATAAAGAGATCAACAACAGGAAGTGTGAGGTGCTGCAGGATGGCAG GTTCCAGGAATCCAAGTGGAGATTTATTGAAGTTGGTGATGTGGTTCGATTGAAGaagaatgatttcattcct GCCGATCTTCTGTTGCTGTCCAGTTCAAATCCTAACAGTCTTTGTTATGTGGAGACCGCTGAGCTTGATGG GGAGACAAACCTGAAGTTCAAGATGGGGCTGAAAGTGACCGATGAACATCTACAGGAGGAAAATCAGATGGCTGGTTTTAATG CTACAGTTGTTTGTGAGGAGCCAAACAACCGGCTGGACAAGTTCACAGGGACAATGCACTGGAAAAATGACCGCTTTCCCCTCGATTTGGACAACTTGCTGCTCCGGGGCTGCAGAGTGCGCAACACCGAACTGAGTCACGCCCTGGTCATTTACGCAG GATTTGACACCAAAATCATGAGAAATGGAGGCAAGACGCGGTTCAAGAGGACAAAAATTGATCAGCTGATGAATTACATGGTTTACACT ATCTTTGTCGTGTTGATTTTGGTGTGTGCTGGCCTGGCTATCGGTCATACATATTGGTATGAGGACATTGGCAGCAAGGCCTGGTACCTCTTTGATGGCAAAGCCCAGACTGCCTCCTACAGGGGCTTCCTCAGTTTCTGGGGCTACATCATTGTCCTCAACACCATGgtgcccatctctctctatgtcag CGTGGAGGTCATTCGTCTGGGTCAGAGTAAGTTTATCAACTGGGACCTACAAATGTACTACCAAGAGAAGGACACCCCAGCCAAGGCCCGCACCACCACCCTCAATGAGCAACTGGGCCAGATTGAGTATATCTTCTCCGACAAGACTGGCACTCTCACCCAGAACATCATGGCCTTCAAGAAGTGCACCATTTCTGGGCGTAGCTATG GGGATCCCACAAGTGCGGAGGGAGTGACTTTAGACCGTGGACGG CCAGTGGACTTCAGCAAGTTCCCTTACGCTGACAGGACGTTCCAGTTCTTTGACCATTACCTCGTTACCTGTATCCAGTCAAAAAAGGACAAGGATATTCTGGAGTTCTTCAAGCTGTTGTCCCTCTGTCACACTGTCATGGTGGAGGAAAAGGAAG GTGAGCTGGTCTATCAGGCTGCTTCTCCTGATGAAGGTGCCCTTGTGACTGCTGCCCGGAACTTTGGTTTTGTCTTCCTGTCCCGGACCCAGgacaccatcaccatcagcgAGATGGGCACAGAGGCCACCTACGAGATGCTGGCTTTGCTGGACTTCAACAGCGATCGCAAGCGCATGTCCATTCTTT TGAAGTTTCCCGATGGGCGGATTCGCCTGTACTGCAAAGGGGCAGACACAGTCATCTACGAGCGCCTAAGCCCACAATCACGGCACAAGGAGACCACTCAGGAGGCCCTGGAT ATCTTTGCCAATGAGACACTGCGGACCTTGTGCTTGTGCTACAAGGACATCAGTCAGGCAGACTTTCAGGCCTGGTCTCGGAAACACAAGGAGGCCAGTGTAGCAACGTCAAACCGAGAGGAGGCCTTGGACCGGGTGTACGAACTGCTGGAGAAGGACATGATG CTCATTGGTGCAACAGCAATAGAAGATAAGCTCCAGGATGGGGTTCCACAGACGATTGCTAAACTTGCCAAGGCTGACATCAAAATCTGGGTCCTGACTGGAGATAAGAAAG AAACGGCTGAGAACATTGGCTACTCATGTGAGCTGCTTACGGATGACATGCAGATCCATTATGGTGAAGATGTGAA TGAAAAGCTGACAATTCGACAGGCAAACAGGAGAAATAACCCCATTGCCAAGGCCAAAAAGACCAAAGAACCTTTCTTTTCTGGCAACGAGAAAAATGCGCTCATCATCACTGGTGGATGGCTG aacGAGATTCTGtatgagaagaagaagaagcgcCGTCGCCTGCGCCTTAGGAGGCTGGGGAAGAGGCCATCTCCCAGCAACCCCCAGGACAACCAGCCGCAGGACGACATCGAGAAGGAGATGCGCCAGGAGGACTTTGTGGACATGGCGTGCGAGTGTAGCGCCGTCATCTGCTGCCGCGTCACGCCCAAGCAGAAGGCCAACGTGGTGAGCCTGGTGAAGAGGTACAAAAAGGCGGTCACTCTGTCCATCGGCGACGGAGCTAATGACGTCAACATGATCAAGA CGGCAGACATCGGTGTTGGCATCAGTGGGCAGGAGGGCATGCAGGCTGTCATGTCCAGTGACTATGCCTTCGCCCAGTTCCGTTACCTGGAGCGCCTCCTGCTGGTGCATGGCCGCTGGTCCTACATCCGCATGTGCAAGTTCCTGCGCTACTTCTTCTACAAGAACTTTGCCTTCACCCTGGTCCATTTCTGGTACTCCTTTTTTAGTGGATACTCGTCACAG GTTGCCTATGAGGACTGGTTCATTACTCTTTACAATGTGGCCTACAGCAGTTTGCCTGTTCTCCTAGTGGGTCTGCTTGATCAG GATGTCAGTGACAAACTCAGTTTGAAGTTCCCAAAGCTTTATACACCGGGCCAGCAAGGCATCCTCTTCAACTACAAGACCTTCTTCATCAGTCTGTTCCATGGCATCTTCACCTCCCTAATCATCTTCTTCATTCCGTACGGAGCTTTCCTGCAGACCATGGGTCAGGATGGGGAGGCGCCCTCGGACTACCAATCATTTGCTGTTGTCACCGCCTCCTCACTCATATTCACCGTTAACCTACAG ATATCCCTTGACACTTCCTACTGGACGTTTGTGAACTGCTTTGCTGTTTTGGGCAGTATAGCAATCTACTTCGGCATCATGTTTGACATTCACAGTGCAGGAATACATGTCCTCTTCCCTTCAGCATTTACATTCACTG GTGTGGCCTCTAACGCTCTGAGGCAGCCCTACCTGTGGCTGACGATCATTCTGACGGTGGGCATCAGCCTGCTCCCAGTCATCTGCATCCAGTTCCTCTGCAAAACCATATGGCCCGGTGTTGGAGATAAG GtccagagaaacaggaggaAGTACGaggctgaggaagaggaggaggagcggaaGAAGAAGCCCACTGCGTTCCAGCGCGGCCGGCGTTCCCGGCGCTCCGCATACGCCTTCTCCCACTCGCGGGGCTATGCGGACCTCATCGCCTCCGGCCGCAGCTTCCGCCAGAGGCCCGGGGCCCGCCGCAGCCCTCAGGACAGCATCCGCGAGGTCCCTCAGGCCGAGAACATCTGA